The Pseudomonas chlororaphis subsp. piscium genome contains the following window.
GGTTGCTGGCCACGCCGTTGCGCAGGGTCAGGTTGCCCTTGAGTTCCTGGAAGGGAGTGTCCTTGCCCCGTGGCTCGCTGCTCAGGGTCTTGCGGTTCAGCGTGGCGATGCCCTGGCACACCTGCTGTTCGAGGTTGGCATTGAGCAGCACGCCGTTGTTGACGACGAAGCTGGCGTTGCCGTTGAGGCTGTCGATCAGCGCTTTCTGGCTGTTGCCGCTGCTGGTCAGGTTACTGTCGAGGGTCACCAGGCCCTTGACCGGCGGGTTCTGCCCCTGGCTTTCCAGGATGCGCTCCACCGGCACCCGGTTGATCTTGGTCTGCAGGCTCAGCTGTGGCGTCGGCTGACGCACGTCGAGGTTGCCGTTGGCTTCGAAGCTGCCGTTGTACAGCTCGCCGCGCAGGCCTTCGAGTTTCAGCAGGCCGCCCTGGCCGTTGGCCTTGAGCGTGGCGTTCTGGATCGGCAGTTTGTCCAGGGTCAGCTGTCCGAAACTCAGGTCGGCGTCCACATCCAGCTTGCTCAGGCGTTCCACCGGCAGCAGGCGCTCGGTGCTCCAGGCGCCCTTGGTCGGCGCGTCCGGCAGCGGCGAGTTGGCGGGCCCGGCGACGGCGCTGGCTTCGCTGCTCTGCACTTCGGCCTTGCGCGCCACCGCGGCGCTGTTGGCTTCGGCGGACTTCGGCGGCAGGTAGCGGTCGACGTTGAAGGTGTCGGCCTTGAGCTGGGCACGCAGGGATTGCTTGGCCAGGTCTTCGACTGCCAGACGGCCACTGAAGCTGCTGTCGTCGAGTTTCAGGTTGATGTTTTCAAGGGCGATGCTGTTCGGCGTGGCGGACAGGCGACTGACCAGCTCGACCTTGCTCAGGCTGCCTTCGGCCATGGCCGGCAGGGTCTGGCCGATGCTGTCGACGAACTTGGCCAGGTCGAACTGGGCGATAGAGATGCCGCCGTTGAGCTGCGGGGTCTTGTCCAGGTCGTGGACCTTGAGCTCGCCGAGGGCGCGCAGTTGGTTGAGCGAGAGCTTCAAACCAGTCCATTCGGCAACGTTGGCGGCTTTGTCCAGCAGCAACTGGCCCTGGGCGGCGAAGGTCAGGGTCTTGCCTTGCAGCGGATCGCCAGCGGCTTCGCCGGACAGCTTCATGTCTTCGAACTGGTAGCGCTTGAGCACGCGGTCGAAGCGCAGCTCGCCCTTCAACTCGGTGCGCACGCGCACGGCCGGCTGGGTGCTGGCGAGGAAGGCGGTGAGCTTGACCGGGGTATTGGTCGCTTCGTGGATCGGCCCGGTGCTCAGTTGGATGCTTTCGGCGGTGAACTGCTTGCCGCTCTGTTCGTCGTTGTATTCCACCCGGGCGTTGTTCACGGTCAGGCTGTCGATATCCAGGCGGATCGGCTGCGCCGGTTTTTCCGTGGTGGCCGGGGTGGTGGCGGTGGTTTCGCCGGTACTGGTGGCCGGGGTCGCGGCCTGTTTGTCCGCAGGGGCGACCTTGCCGATGTCTTCCCAGTTGCCGTGCCCGTCCTTGTTGCGGGTCAGGCGCAGGTTCAGGCCTTCGACACGCACATCGCTCATCTGCACTTCGCGGCGCAGCAGCGGCAGCACGCGGACCGACAGGCCGAGCATTTGCAGGTCGGCGAACGGCTGGGTCGGGTTGGCCAGGGTGGCGACGCCGGCTTCATGCAGTTCGAGGCCGAGCCAGGGGAACAGGCTCCAGCCGATATCGCCATTGAGCGTCAGCTCGATGTGGGCCTTGTCGCGGGCTATCTGGCGAATTTCTTCTTTGTAGTCGTTGGGATCAAACAGGTGAGTCAGGGCGAAGCCGAGAGCCACGATGATCAGCAACAGCCCGAGAAGTACCAGACCCAGGATTTTGCCGAACGCTTTCATGGGCGAGTCCTTGTAGTGTCGAATTCGAATTTAGCCGGGGAGTATAACGCCCCGGGCCTGGCCACTGGTCACTGATCGCTTTGGAGCACATCCAGCGGTATCTGCAGCTTGGCCGCCAGCGCCTGGGCTTCGAGGTGCCCGGCGGGGGCCAGCAGGCGCAAGGTGGCGTCATGCCGGGCGGCCATTTTCTGTGCTTCGCTCACCAGTCGCTCGGCCACGCCACGGCGCCGGGTGATCTTGCGCACACACAATTGGGACAGGTGCCAGACGCCTTGGTGCCGTTGCAGGCGGGCGGCGCCCAGCAGGCGGTCGTTGAAGCGCCCGGCGATCAGGCTGCCGTCGCCCAGGGCGATCTCGATCAGCTCCTGGTCATCGCGCTGCGGCGCGAACAGCCAGGGCGGGGCATCGCGGTAGATCTTCTGCAGGTCCTGCTGATCCTGATAGCTGGCTTGTTTCAGCGACTCGACAACGATGGGCATGGGGAATCCTGTGCAGAGCGAAGGAATGGCTGGCCATTATCGGCAGCCGCGCGCGGGCTGGCGAGGGGCTGGCATCGTCGATGGAGCCGCGCCGGCTTTTGTAGGAGCGAGGCTTGCCCGCGAAGCGTTCTGCCTGACACACCGCATAACGCCCATCGCCGGCAAGCCTGGCTTCTACAGAGGCGTTA
Protein-coding sequences here:
- a CDS encoding AsmA family protein; this encodes MKAFGKILGLVLLGLLLIIVALGFALTHLFDPNDYKEEIRQIARDKAHIELTLNGDIGWSLFPWLGLELHEAGVATLANPTQPFADLQMLGLSVRVLPLLRREVQMSDVRVEGLNLRLTRNKDGHGNWEDIGKVAPADKQAATPATSTGETTATTPATTEKPAQPIRLDIDSLTVNNARVEYNDEQSGKQFTAESIQLSTGPIHEATNTPVKLTAFLASTQPAVRVRTELKGELRFDRVLKRYQFEDMKLSGEAAGDPLQGKTLTFAAQGQLLLDKAANVAEWTGLKLSLNQLRALGELKVHDLDKTPQLNGGISIAQFDLAKFVDSIGQTLPAMAEGSLSKVELVSRLSATPNSIALENINLKLDDSSFSGRLAVEDLAKQSLRAQLKADTFNVDRYLPPKSAEANSAAVARKAEVQSSEASAVAGPANSPLPDAPTKGAWSTERLLPVERLSKLDVDADLSFGQLTLDKLPIQNATLKANGQGGLLKLEGLRGELYNGSFEANGNLDVRQPTPQLSLQTKINRVPVERILESQGQNPPVKGLVTLDSNLTSSGNSQKALIDSLNGNASFVVNNGVLLNANLEQQVCQGIATLNRKTLSSEPRGKDTPFQELKGNLTLRNGVASNPDLKVRIPGMSVKGNGDIDLRVLGMDYRVGIVVEGDKSDMPDPACQVGERFVGIELPLRCRGPLELGAKACRLDRDGLGQVAAKLAGDRLSEKLDEKLGDKVSPELKNALKGLFKR
- a CDS encoding acetyl-CoA sensor PanZ family protein, producing MPIVVESLKQASYQDQQDLQKIYRDAPPWLFAPQRDDQELIEIALGDGSLIAGRFNDRLLGAARLQRHQGVWHLSQLCVRKITRRRGVAERLVSEAQKMAARHDATLRLLAPAGHLEAQALAAKLQIPLDVLQSDQ